From a single Osmerus mordax isolate fOsmMor3 chromosome 14, fOsmMor3.pri, whole genome shotgun sequence genomic region:
- the rtn4rl2a gene encoding reticulon-4 receptor-like 2a, protein METPTTARSRRCSIIRNCKSGLSMWLVVWLVLGKPSPAQACPHLCVCYPTPMTVSCQAQNFTLVPAGVPYDSQRVFLQNNRITELRVGSFGFGTQVLWLFSNNITWIEAGAFSELRDLEELDLGDNPHLHRLEGGAFRGLEKLQSLHMHRCKLNALPHDIFHKLYSLHFLYLQENQLHFLQDDLFSDLINLSQLFLHGNRIRTLSENVFRGLVNLDRLLIHDNRVRQVNRRAFRDLGRLTMLFLFNNSLAELPSQALRDTQGIEFLRLNDNPWSCGCEARSLWEWFRGARVSSSELMCSSPSNRRGTDLRFLREMDFAPCPLPDPGSIGGSTTTTFSTKTRWWFSKNKPQSASKGLFEKSSETIKAAPYGGKSPSLTTSVKYELGEEEMALPKLEAEEYWANYGNEDAGATLRCFELECPPDFDLLPPSSAAAPSSTPPTPSLISLLALAVLSFTLNLHLLFG, encoded by the exons ATGGAAACCCCTACGACTGCTCGGAGCCGACGATGCTCCATCATACGCAACTGCAAAA GTGGTCTCTCCATGTGGCTGGTTGTGTGGTTGGTCCTTGGCAAGCCCAGTCCGGCTCAGGCGTGCCCGCACTTGTGCGTGTGCTACCCGACGCCGATGACCGTGAGCTGCCAGGCGCAGAACTTCACCCTCGTGCCAGCGGGAGTGCCCTACGACTCGCAACGCGTTTTCCTCCAGAACAACCGGATTACGGAGCTCAGAGTGGGATCTTTCGGATTTGGAACTCAG GTTCTGTGGCTGTTCTCCAACAACATCACATGGATTGAAGCTGGTGCTTTCAGTGAGCTGAGggacctggaggagctggaccttGGAGACAACCCTCACCTGcacaggctggaggggggcgcCTTCCGGGGCCTGGAGAAGCTCCAGAGTCTCCACATGCACCGCTGCAAGCTCAACGCCCTGCCCCATGACATCTTCCACAAGCTTTACAGCCTGCATTTTCTTTACTTGCAG GAGAACCAGCTCCACTTCCTGCAGGACGACCTCTTCTCTGACCTCATCAACCTGAGCCAGCTCTTCCTGCATGGCAACCGTATCCGCACACTGTCCGAGAACGTGTTCCGTGGCCTGGTCAACCTGGACCGCCTCCTCATCCACGACAACCGCGTGCGGCAGGTCAACCGCCGGGCGTTCCGCGACCTTGGCCGTTTGACCATGCTTTTCCTGTTCAACAACTCCCTGGCGGAGCTGCCCAGCCAGGCTCTGAGAGACACCCAGGGCATCGAGTTCCTCCGTCTCAACGACAACCCCTGGTCCTGCGGCTGTGAAGCCCGCTCCCTGTGGGAGTGGTTCCGTGGCGCCCGCGTCTCCTCCTCCGAGCTGatgtgctcctccccctccaatcGCCGTGGCACCGACCTGCGTTTCCTGCGCGAGATGGACtttgccccctgccccctgcccgaCCCCGGCTCCATCGGcggctccaccaccaccaccttcagcacCAAGACTCGCTGGTGGTTCTCCAAGAACAAGCCCCAGTCCGCCAGCAAGGGCCTCTTCGAGAAAAGCTCTGAGACCATCAAGGCAGCCCCCTATGGTGGCAAGAGTCCCTCCTTGACCACCTCTGTCAAGTACGAGCTGGGCGAGGAGGAGATGGCGCTGCCAAAGCTGGAAGCCGAGGAGTACTGGGCCAACTACGGCAACGAGGATGCGGGCGCCACGCTGCGCTGCTTCGAGCTCGAGTGCCCGCCCGACTTtgacctcctgcccccctcgtcTGCCGccgccccttcctccacccctcccaccccctccctcatctccctcctggctcttgctgtcctctccttcactctcaatCTGCACCTTCTATTTGGCTGA